In one window of Hugenholtzia roseola DSM 9546 DNA:
- the rsmH gene encoding 16S rRNA (cytosine(1402)-N(4))-methyltransferase RsmH, giving the protein MTQSSYHLPVLLSECLTHLITDPNGVYVDVTFGGGGHSKAILEKLGEKGTLLAFDQDQDAAQQAAQIQDPRFIFVKANFRYLKRYLRLHKIEKVTGILADLGISSHQIDTAERGFSTRFEGRLDMRMDNDLEKDAIEVLNKYSETELHQILGKYGEVKNAKTLAAALVSARINKPLVESEDLKKVLQKYAPKGKEFKYFAQVYQAIRIEVNEEMQVLEEFLNQVPQVLAPKGRLVVMAYHSLEDRMVKNFIQQGKTFGQADKDFYGNIALPLKNLIKKPIVANEEEVAQNPRARSAKLRVAELS; this is encoded by the coding sequence ATGACGCAAAGTTCCTATCACCTGCCTGTCTTGCTTTCAGAATGTCTAACTCACCTCATAACAGACCCCAACGGCGTTTATGTAGATGTAACCTTTGGCGGCGGCGGACATAGCAAGGCGATTTTAGAAAAATTAGGCGAAAAAGGAACGCTCCTCGCCTTCGACCAAGACCAAGACGCTGCCCAGCAAGCGGCTCAAATTCAAGACCCGCGCTTTATTTTTGTCAAGGCAAATTTTAGGTATCTAAAACGCTACTTGCGCCTGCACAAAATTGAGAAAGTAACAGGCATTTTAGCAGACTTAGGCATCTCCTCGCATCAAATTGATACCGCAGAACGAGGCTTTTCTACCCGTTTCGAGGGGCGTTTGGATATGCGTATGGATAACGATTTGGAAAAAGATGCTATTGAGGTTTTAAATAAATATTCCGAAACAGAGTTGCATCAAATTTTGGGAAAATATGGCGAAGTTAAGAACGCAAAGACCTTAGCCGCTGCCTTAGTGAGTGCGCGTATCAATAAGCCCCTTGTAGAAAGCGAAGATTTGAAAAAGGTACTCCAAAAATATGCGCCCAAAGGAAAGGAATTTAAGTATTTCGCCCAAGTGTATCAAGCCATTCGAATCGAGGTAAATGAGGAAATGCAAGTATTAGAAGAATTTTTAAATCAAGTGCCGCAGGTATTAGCTCCCAAAGGGCGTTTAGTTGTGATGGCATATCATTCCTTAGAAGATAGAATGGTGAAAAATTTTATCCAACAAGGAAAGACTTTTGGGCAAGCCGATAAGGATTTTTATGGAAATATCGCGTTGCCACTAAAAAATTTGATAAAAAAGCCCATTGTAGCAAACGAAGAAGAGGTTGCACAGAATCCGCGTGCGCGTAGTGCCAAATTGCGCGTAGCAGAATTGTCTTAA
- a CDS encoding DUF1569 domain-containing protein, whose product MTPFSPDTDFLNPERIATYRLFLTRTIPEATKRLIAFKKPAWGKMTAQHMIEHLQTAVVASTIIKRSEPIAPNAGQLQARKVLLYSEERMARNLQNPIFQYGLPPYSNASLDEAKAKLLQSLTRFFEIYDGQPQAYSYNPFLGDLSVPELIAFHYKHIKHHYEQFELV is encoded by the coding sequence ATGACTCCGTTTTCACCTGATACAGATTTTTTAAATCCAGAAAGAATTGCGACATATCGCCTCTTCCTGACGCGCACCATTCCCGAAGCCACCAAACGGCTTATCGCCTTCAAAAAGCCTGCTTGGGGCAAGATGACTGCCCAGCACATGATTGAGCATCTCCAAACGGCAGTCGTCGCCTCTACTATCATCAAGCGCAGCGAGCCGATTGCGCCCAACGCAGGACAATTACAGGCGCGAAAGGTCTTGCTTTATAGCGAGGAGCGCATGGCACGCAACCTGCAAAATCCCATCTTCCAGTATGGCTTGCCCCCTTATAGCAATGCTTCGCTTGACGAGGCGAAAGCCAAACTTTTGCAAAGCCTCACGCGCTTTTTCGAAATCTATGACGGGCAGCCGCAAGCCTATTCCTACAACCCTTTTTTGGGCGACCTTTCCGTTCCCGAACTTATCGCCTTTCACTACAAACACATCAAGCATCATTACGAACAGTTTGAATTAGTTTGA
- a CDS encoding potassium channel family protein, with the protein MPDKFAVIGLGHFGYAVARNLARKGAEVLAIDRDIERVEMVKDDVAYAVALDATDARALAAQNVTDMDAVLVAIGENIEGLLLTTVQLLELGVKRIIARAMSDQQRLILDKLGVKEVLSPEDEVGKLVAEMLLNPNMKAFLPLPDNYSISEIGAPRRVINKTIEQVRFTEGYDLDLIAIKRRYEEFVGGKRSFIEHLLTRSDLNTAIEASDVLIVLGKVENVERFVELNR; encoded by the coding sequence ATGCCCGATAAGTTTGCCGTTATTGGATTGGGACACTTTGGCTATGCCGTAGCGCGTAACTTGGCGCGTAAAGGGGCAGAAGTATTAGCCATAGACCGCGATATCGAGCGCGTAGAAATGGTCAAAGACGATGTCGCCTATGCCGTAGCCTTAGATGCTACCGACGCACGCGCATTGGCGGCACAGAACGTAACCGACATGGACGCAGTCTTGGTGGCGATAGGGGAAAACATCGAGGGCTTATTGCTCACCACTGTACAGTTGTTGGAATTGGGGGTCAAGCGCATTATTGCACGTGCCATGTCCGACCAACAAAGACTTATCTTGGATAAGTTGGGGGTCAAAGAAGTGCTTTCCCCCGAAGACGAAGTAGGCAAATTGGTAGCAGAAATGCTCCTCAATCCGAACATGAAAGCCTTTTTGCCGCTGCCCGATAATTATTCTATCAGCGAAATTGGTGCGCCGCGAAGGGTCATCAATAAAACCATCGAGCAGGTGCGTTTTACCGAAGGGTACGACTTAGACCTTATCGCCATTAAGCGCAGGTATGAAGAATTTGTGGGCGGCAAACGCTCTTTTATCGAGCATCTGCTCACGCGCTCCGACCTCAATACTGCCATCGAAGCCTCTGACGTACTCATTGTGTTGGGCAAAGTAGAAAATGTCGAGCGTTTTGTAGAACTTAACCGTTAA
- a CDS encoding glycosyltransferase family 2 protein, with the protein MAFYPKITVVTPSFNQGKFLEETILSVLNQNYPNLEYIVIDGGSRDNSVEIIQKYAEKIAYWESKPDKGQTQALNKGFARASGEILTWICSDDLLEPEALFKAAHYFNQNANISLIHGSTKLIQEGKPSRLSAGFAPNLALDYFSHLPFPQPSSFFKRQILVETGLLDERLHYTMDYELCIRIALNYQILPVSDLFSCYRLHEDSKTVSEQARFLPERLLNFSKLMQTFAHYFNYQEGIDLLTQAGVYTRRKAEDDGSASEFFPILDPEAAAKKFDKIQNKAILINFLNNILLIYFNEKNLQKVEQIGKVLSDFAPESLLSYQNLMRYQTAQYQNRSWVGKVQWKIEKLLK; encoded by the coding sequence ATGGCTTTCTATCCAAAAATCACTGTCGTTACGCCTTCTTTCAATCAGGGAAAATTTTTAGAAGAAACGATACTTTCTGTTCTTAACCAAAATTATCCCAACTTGGAGTATATCGTTATCGACGGAGGCAGTCGCGACAATTCTGTGGAGATTATTCAAAAATATGCCGAAAAAATTGCCTATTGGGAAAGCAAGCCCGATAAGGGGCAGACGCAGGCACTCAATAAGGGCTTTGCGCGTGCCAGCGGCGAAATCCTAACTTGGATTTGTAGCGACGATTTGCTCGAACCCGAAGCACTTTTCAAAGCCGCTCATTATTTCAACCAAAATGCGAACATTTCCCTTATCCATGGCAGCACAAAGTTGATTCAAGAAGGCAAGCCTTCGCGCCTAAGTGCGGGTTTTGCACCAAATTTGGCACTCGATTATTTTTCGCATCTGCCCTTTCCGCAGCCGTCTTCTTTTTTCAAAAGGCAGATTTTGGTAGAAACAGGGCTTTTAGATGAAAGGCTGCATTACACAATGGATTACGAACTTTGCATCAGAATTGCGCTCAATTATCAAATTTTGCCCGTTTCCGACCTCTTTTCTTGCTATCGCCTACACGAGGATAGCAAAACGGTGAGTGAGCAGGCGCGTTTTCTGCCCGAAAGGTTGTTAAATTTTTCAAAATTGATGCAAACCTTTGCACACTATTTCAACTATCAAGAAGGCATAGACTTGCTCACACAGGCAGGCGTATATACAAGGCGCAAGGCAGAAGATGACGGAAGTGCGAGCGAATTTTTCCCTATTTTAGACCCCGAAGCTGCCGCCAAAAAGTTCGACAAAATACAAAATAAAGCCATTCTTATCAATTTTTTAAATAACATTTTGCTTATTTATTTCAATGAAAAAAACTTACAGAAAGTAGAGCAAATAGGAAAAGTCTTGTCTGACTTTGCCCCTGAAAGTTTGCTTTCCTACCAAAATCTGATGCGCTACCAGACGGCGCAATACCAGAATCGCTCTTGGGTAGGGAAGGTACAATGGAAAATTGAAAAATTATTGAAATAG
- a CDS encoding 3-phosphoshikimate 1-carboxyvinyltransferase — MAVVDLDENILFLHQRDPYLRELAPLLPASKSESNRALIIGALCEKTTGQKCQLYNLSAAKDTQVLQQLLASEQECLDAGEAGTTFRFLTAYAAALQRPTLLTGSTRMQERPIAPLVEALQHLGATITYENKLGFPPLRLSGFTTPKKENAKIKIAGNVSSQFISALLLIAPVLPFGLQIELVPPITSVPYIQMTLDLMKHFGILWSWHHNRIIVPHQVYRPALYRVESDWSAASYWYAFLALSEQGEIFLAGLKEKSLQGDIRIVRLMRHLGVRTVFEREGVRLFKSRHVKSSVEFDFTDCPDLAQTVAVVCAAKGIRAKLKGLHTLRHKETDRLQAVCTELRKMGADCQIVGNSWVLNPARLFRPYDPISTYQDHRMAMAFAPLSLLFPIQIEKPEVVRKSYPHFWQELEKAQWLLG; from the coding sequence ATGGCAGTTGTAGATTTAGATGAAAATATCCTTTTTTTGCACCAGCGCGACCCTTATTTAAGAGAGCTTGCGCCTCTGCTGCCTGCTTCTAAAAGTGAGAGCAACCGCGCCCTCATTATAGGGGCTTTGTGTGAAAAAACAACAGGTCAGAAATGCCAACTTTACAACCTTTCGGCGGCGAAGGATACGCAGGTTTTGCAGCAACTCTTGGCAAGTGAGCAAGAGTGTTTAGATGCAGGTGAGGCAGGCACTACTTTTCGCTTCCTAACGGCATACGCTGCCGCTTTGCAGCGTCCTACCTTGCTTACGGGCAGCACACGCATGCAGGAGCGTCCGATTGCCCCCTTAGTGGAGGCATTACAACATCTGGGCGCAACGATTACTTACGAAAACAAGTTGGGCTTTCCGCCTTTGCGCTTATCGGGCTTTACAACTCCCAAAAAGGAAAACGCCAAAATCAAGATAGCAGGCAATGTGAGCAGCCAATTTATTTCGGCTCTTTTGCTCATTGCCCCTGTGCTGCCCTTTGGGTTGCAGATAGAATTAGTGCCGCCCATTACCTCTGTTCCTTATATACAGATGACGCTGGATTTGATGAAACATTTTGGCATCTTGTGGTCGTGGCATCACAATCGCATCATCGTGCCGCATCAGGTCTATCGTCCTGCCTTGTATCGAGTAGAGTCAGATTGGTCGGCGGCGAGTTATTGGTATGCGTTTTTGGCGTTGTCCGAGCAGGGCGAGATTTTTTTGGCAGGTTTGAAAGAAAAATCTTTGCAGGGCGATATTCGCATTGTGCGCTTGATGCGCCATTTGGGGGTGCGCACAGTTTTTGAAAGAGAGGGCGTGCGTCTTTTCAAATCGCGCCATGTGAAAAGTAGTGTAGAATTTGATTTTACAGACTGCCCCGATTTGGCACAAACCGTCGCTGTGGTCTGTGCTGCCAAAGGAATTAGAGCCAAATTGAAGGGTTTGCACACGCTGCGCCACAAAGAAACTGACCGCCTGCAAGCCGTTTGTACCGAATTGCGGAAGATGGGTGCAGATTGTCAGATTGTAGGAAATTCGTGGGTACTCAATCCTGCGCGTCTGTTTCGCCCCTACGACCCTATCTCGACCTACCAAGACCACCGCATGGCTATGGCTTTCGCGCCCCTTAGTTTGCTTTTTCCTATCCAAATAGAAAAACCCGAAGTAGTGCGCAAATCCTACCCTCATTTTTGGCAGGAATTGGAAAAGGCACAGTGGCTTTTGGGCTAA
- a CDS encoding uridine kinase family protein has product MQKPYLVGITGGSGSGKTYFLHQLMHQIGEENVCLVSQDNYYRPREEQPLDEQGIRNFDMPQSIDEMQYAADLLALCEGKTVVKEEYTFNNPNVEARLLVFEPRPIIIVEGLFVFYFKEIAQHLDLKLFVDAKAPVKIRRRIIRDNKERGYDLEDVLYRYENHVMPAYERYVEPFRYAADLVVPNNLHCDIALEVITHHLKTKILTYAR; this is encoded by the coding sequence ATGCAAAAGCCCTACTTAGTTGGAATTACGGGAGGAAGCGGTAGCGGAAAGACCTACTTTCTCCATCAGCTCATGCACCAAATTGGCGAGGAAAACGTCTGTTTGGTGTCGCAGGACAATTACTACCGTCCGCGCGAGGAACAACCTCTTGATGAGCAAGGCATTCGCAATTTCGATATGCCACAATCTATCGATGAAATGCAGTATGCCGCCGATTTGCTCGCACTTTGCGAAGGCAAGACGGTGGTAAAGGAGGAATATACCTTCAACAATCCGAATGTGGAGGCGCGTTTGCTTGTCTTCGAGCCGCGCCCGATTATCATTGTGGAGGGCTTGTTTGTGTTTTATTTCAAAGAGATTGCACAGCATTTAGACCTCAAACTCTTTGTCGATGCCAAAGCACCCGTCAAGATACGCCGCCGCATCATACGCGACAATAAAGAGCGTGGCTATGATTTGGAAGACGTTTTATACCGTTATGAAAATCACGTCATGCCCGCCTATGAGCGTTATGTAGAGCCTTTTCGCTATGCGGCAGATTTGGTAGTGCCTAACAATCTACATTGCGACATCGCCTTAGAAGTTATTACCCATCACCTCAAAACTAAAATCCTGACCTATGCCCGATAA
- a CDS encoding peptide-N-glycosidase F-related protein: MKKNLSFWTILWQGIAILALFVFLAACSKEDEKSSAKIDFSAPTLDLGTVFENEISAPKSLNFKALGFSESLVVQSSAGFEISLDGQNYVSQLTFASADLATEKLIWVRFDATNKAVGLVENELLFTGSSLENELKVELKIEIVTDSRPAVLFDKTELKGFRAEAGSHSRLQTFEVSGRNLTQNVTLNSGLDFMLSLDNESFLQRITISAQELNQNPKTVFVRFSPNAQSSGLLSQDIVAHSEGALGARLTAEGEVVATTTYNYKTFEREHLAFGDGLSHRITKRFNLKNDIENVSKINMYVRLDCPSRGCNEWDVYANILVRDPESNQLYEMGRYITPYGVDNRKLERGFLIDVTDFKSILKGEVELQAFIEVWGSDGWLLSVEFDYIEGLPDYAYSAIRPLFQYNEHTQQVPYGSDASAFDLTKRVRIPQNAQKTYFRTLITGWGHATPMDNGRPCAEWCFRTHQVKIDGAPLFSHQLNAIGCANNPVRPQNGNWRPDRAGWCPGMEVPIRLDEFAQSRAGQEFSYEYSFQNWRNDGNNGGAFYAISAFVVVKSDTPIEPPTVME; this comes from the coding sequence ATGAAAAAAAATCTTTCCTTTTGGACTATCCTTTGGCAAGGGATAGCAATTTTGGCTCTCTTCGTTTTCTTGGCGGCATGTAGCAAAGAAGACGAAAAAAGCAGCGCAAAGATAGACTTTTCCGCGCCTACTTTGGATTTGGGTACGGTCTTCGAAAACGAAATTTCTGCACCTAAGTCTTTGAATTTTAAGGCATTAGGTTTTTCGGAATCGCTTGTGGTGCAAAGCAGTGCAGGCTTCGAAATTTCCCTTGATGGGCAAAATTATGTTTCCCAACTTACCTTTGCAAGTGCTGATTTGGCTACCGAAAAGCTCATTTGGGTTCGTTTTGATGCCACAAATAAGGCAGTAGGGTTGGTAGAAAATGAATTGCTTTTTACTGGAAGCAGTTTAGAAAACGAACTAAAAGTTGAGCTAAAAATAGAAATCGTAACAGATAGCCGCCCAGCGGTTCTTTTTGACAAAACCGAATTAAAGGGTTTTAGAGCAGAAGCAGGCAGCCATTCTCGCCTCCAAACTTTCGAGGTTTCGGGTAGGAATTTGACGCAAAACGTTACGCTTAATAGCGGTTTGGATTTTATGCTTTCTTTGGATAATGAAAGTTTTTTACAAAGAATTACCATTTCTGCACAAGAACTCAATCAAAATCCGAAGACGGTTTTTGTACGATTTTCACCCAACGCGCAATCGAGCGGGCTTCTAAGTCAAGATATTGTAGCCCATTCGGAAGGGGCTTTGGGCGCACGCCTGACCGCAGAGGGCGAAGTTGTCGCGACAACAACTTACAACTACAAAACTTTCGAGCGCGAACATTTGGCTTTTGGGGACGGGCTTTCACATCGCATCACGAAACGCTTTAATTTGAAAAATGATATAGAAAACGTTTCTAAAATCAATATGTACGTGCGTCTGGATTGCCCTTCGCGCGGTTGTAACGAATGGGACGTATATGCTAATATTTTGGTGCGCGACCCTGAAAGCAACCAACTTTATGAAATGGGACGCTACATTACGCCCTATGGCGTGGATAACCGAAAATTAGAGCGTGGCTTTTTGATAGACGTAACTGATTTTAAATCTATTTTAAAAGGCGAAGTAGAATTGCAGGCATTTATCGAGGTTTGGGGTAGTGATGGTTGGCTTTTGAGTGTAGAATTTGACTACATCGAGGGACTGCCTGATTATGCCTATTCTGCCATTCGTCCGCTTTTTCAGTACAACGAACACACGCAGCAAGTCCCTTATGGTTCTGATGCGTCTGCTTTTGATTTGACCAAAAGGGTCAGGATTCCGCAAAATGCGCAAAAGACCTATTTCCGAACCCTTATCACAGGCTGGGGACACGCCACGCCTATGGACAACGGCAGACCTTGTGCAGAATGGTGCTTCCGCACTCACCAAGTCAAAATCGATGGTGCGCCTTTGTTTTCGCATCAGCTCAATGCCATCGGCTGTGCCAACAACCCTGTGCGCCCCCAAAATGGAAATTGGCGACCTGATAGAGCAGGCTGGTGTCCGGGCATGGAAGTGCCGATTCGCCTCGATGAGTTTGCCCAAAGCCGCGCGGGGCAGGAATTTAGCTATGAATACAGTTTCCAAAATTGGCGCAATGACGGCAACAACGGCGGAGCGTTTTATGCCATCTCTGCTTTCGTTGTGGTCAAGAGCGATACACCCATCGAGCCGCCTACGGTGATGGAATAG
- a CDS encoding two-component regulator propeller domain-containing protein — protein sequence MKQFRPLKNNYPDFSKRKKNTFFTLFSPYALATFSRLSPKAFEGQAKGVYGGRQKVGFFALFFVAFLFCTPLVAQSVRYTSLSAADGLSQNTITAIFQDSKGFLWIGTPDGLDRYDGYNFLEYKHLANDSTTLVDNRVTAIAEDDFSNLWIATEGGLSKLIRKSNQFVHYAFQNTGDLPHRQIQTLFKDKKGNLWVGSKQGLSQLIFDKQTGAESWIHFSAQNQKFALLSEKSITALTQDERGDIWIGTDSTGLFQLSFLGNQTEVKAIAVKEGGLQSALIQALAADKQGNLWIGTAQGLQRHNLEKGTWTLYTHDPAKSSSLNENQVVGLLLDKDQNLWIGTATEGLAFLSAKEINTNPTQPTFIRYTKDIYDLQSLSDNTAIRALCQDYTGVIWIGTGQGGLNKYDPKRIKFRHYQAITDIRQNGLTDNKVTAFLKDNEERLWIATKSGGLNRFDPKIGNGWWTTYTRYFSKLPSDNVTGVVQDRYGTIWLSTRDGGAARFSYSGGALNVVVYKRKYRGEDNIGLPSNEISTLFLDKTGEVWLLTYQGDLCKYNRSANDFEVKIEGEAFKNDIPFAAYPNPQGKLWIGTPKGFFLYDPLSEKIVQDYRAKHNAIINSFHQQQDTLWIGSSKGLMILHLKNDSIAYVTRKNGLPTDMIYSALVGKDGKVWMSTNRGVACYNPKNPTKIKSYDKANGLQGDEFNAGAYYISAEGEIFFGGDNGYNAFFPEEVTEDPIAPKIIITDIEVFTKNVPFYDPTTKIDQPLLSYVTEADTLWLDYEKNAFSLEFSALHFADPKKNLYAYKMEGLDEDWQYVNAGRRFVNYPNLPYGDFVFRIKAANADGTWNEEGIALVIKVVPPIWNRLWFQISLGLLVVGIVSAGVWAKFRAEKKQRAYLESEVERQTKEIKRKNQTMLDSIRSAENIQTAILVEEREIKAHLLDSFVLFLPKDIVSGDFYWFKQAGDSVYVGVVDCTGHGVPGAFMSLIGYASLNEIFAQNPNLSPAEMLDELNLRIQTLLRPKNDTTRQADGMDVCLCKISYQERKVIFAGAKRPLYRLSVEGHLDEIKGDKKSIGDRKEIHFTNHELVLGKGESIYLTTDGYADQQNSEGRKFGSNFLKAELEKWGHLTAQAQKERLIETILQHRLLLKERDWLPEWRTKPLTAIPEQAFIEQRDDISMVGVKF from the coding sequence ATGAAACAATTTAGACCTCTTAAAAATAACTATCCTGACTTTTCTAAAAGAAAAAAAAATACATTTTTTACCTTGTTTTCGCCCTACGCGCTTGCTACCTTTTCGAGGCTTTCTCCAAAGGCATTCGAAGGGCAGGCGAAGGGTGTGTATGGGGGTAGGCAAAAGGTAGGATTTTTCGCGCTTTTCTTTGTCGCTTTTCTGTTTTGTACGCCTTTGGTGGCACAATCGGTGCGCTACACCAGTTTGAGCGCAGCCGACGGACTTTCGCAAAATACCATTACCGCTATTTTTCAGGATAGCAAGGGTTTTTTGTGGATAGGAACGCCCGACGGTTTGGATAGGTATGATGGCTATAACTTTTTGGAATACAAGCACTTAGCCAATGATTCTACTACCCTTGTCGATAACCGCGTTACGGCGATTGCAGAAGACGATTTTAGTAATCTTTGGATTGCGACGGAAGGCGGATTGAGCAAATTGATACGAAAGAGCAATCAGTTTGTGCATTATGCTTTTCAAAATACAGGCGATTTGCCACATCGTCAGATACAAACGCTTTTCAAAGACAAGAAAGGAAACCTTTGGGTAGGAAGCAAGCAGGGATTGAGCCAACTTATTTTCGACAAACAAACAGGGGCAGAAAGTTGGATACATTTTTCGGCACAAAATCAAAAGTTTGCCCTGCTTTCGGAAAAAAGTATCACCGCCCTGACGCAAGATGAGCGTGGCGATATTTGGATAGGAACAGACTCGACAGGGCTTTTCCAACTCTCTTTTTTGGGCAACCAGACCGAAGTAAAGGCAATAGCGGTAAAAGAAGGCGGCTTGCAATCTGCCCTCATTCAGGCTCTCGCTGCCGACAAACAAGGCAATCTTTGGATAGGCACAGCGCAAGGTTTGCAGCGGCACAACCTTGAAAAAGGGACTTGGACGCTATACACGCACGACCCTGCTAAGAGTAGTTCGTTAAACGAAAATCAGGTAGTGGGGCTTTTGCTCGACAAAGACCAAAATCTTTGGATAGGCACAGCTACCGAAGGATTGGCTTTTTTGAGTGCCAAAGAAATCAATACAAACCCGACACAGCCCACTTTTATACGCTACACCAAAGATATTTACGACCTGCAAAGTTTGAGCGACAATACCGCCATTCGCGCTTTGTGTCAAGATTATACAGGCGTGATTTGGATTGGAACGGGGCAGGGAGGCTTAAACAAATACGACCCCAAGCGCATCAAATTTCGACACTATCAAGCCATTACAGACATCAGACAAAACGGACTGACCGACAACAAAGTAACGGCATTTTTGAAAGATAACGAAGAAAGATTATGGATTGCGACAAAAAGCGGAGGACTTAATCGCTTCGACCCCAAGATAGGAAACGGTTGGTGGACTACCTACACGCGCTATTTTAGCAAACTGCCCAGCGATAATGTTACAGGCGTGGTACAAGACCGTTATGGTACAATTTGGCTTTCTACACGCGATGGCGGCGCAGCCCGTTTTTCGTATAGCGGCGGTGCGCTCAATGTCGTGGTCTATAAGCGAAAATACAGGGGAGAAGACAATATCGGGCTGCCCTCAAACGAAATTTCTACACTCTTTTTAGACAAGACGGGTGAGGTTTGGCTGCTTACCTATCAGGGCGACTTATGCAAATACAATCGTTCTGCCAATGATTTCGAAGTCAAGATAGAAGGCGAGGCTTTTAAGAACGACATTCCTTTTGCCGCCTACCCCAATCCGCAGGGCAAACTTTGGATAGGCACGCCCAAAGGCTTTTTCCTATACGACCCCCTAAGCGAAAAAATTGTGCAGGATTATCGCGCCAAACACAACGCCATTATCAATTCCTTTCATCAGCAACAAGATACGCTTTGGATAGGAAGCAGCAAGGGACTGATGATTTTGCATCTCAAAAATGATTCTATCGCCTATGTTACGCGCAAAAATGGTTTGCCTACTGATATGATTTATTCGGCTTTGGTGGGAAAGGACGGCAAAGTATGGATGAGTACCAATAGAGGCGTGGCGTGCTATAATCCCAAAAATCCTACGAAAATTAAAAGTTATGACAAGGCAAATGGATTGCAAGGCGACGAATTTAACGCAGGTGCTTACTACATCAGTGCAGAAGGCGAAATTTTCTTCGGTGGCGATAACGGTTACAACGCCTTTTTTCCAGAAGAAGTAACCGAAGACCCTATCGCACCCAAAATTATCATCACCGACATTGAGGTTTTTACCAAAAATGTGCCTTTTTACGACCCCACTACCAAGATAGACCAGCCACTTTTGAGCTATGTAACCGAAGCCGACACCCTTTGGCTCGACTATGAAAAAAATGCCTTTTCTCTCGAATTTTCAGCCCTTCATTTTGCCGACCCGAAGAAAAATCTCTATGCCTATAAAATGGAAGGCTTAGATGAGGATTGGCAGTATGTCAATGCAGGGCGCAGGTTTGTCAATTATCCAAATTTGCCTTACGGCGATTTTGTTTTTAGAATTAAAGCCGCTAATGCAGATGGCACGTGGAATGAGGAGGGCATTGCGCTGGTCATTAAAGTTGTGCCGCCTATTTGGAATAGACTTTGGTTTCAAATTTCCTTAGGGCTTCTGGTGGTAGGGATTGTTTCGGCAGGCGTTTGGGCAAAGTTTAGAGCCGAAAAGAAACAACGTGCCTACTTAGAAAGTGAAGTAGAGCGGCAGACAAAAGAAATTAAGCGCAAGAACCAAACAATGCTCGATAGCATCAGAAGTGCCGAAAATATCCAAACGGCAATTTTGGTAGAAGAGCGCGAAATTAAAGCACACCTTTTGGATAGTTTTGTCCTTTTCCTACCCAAAGACATCGTTTCGGGCGATTTCTATTGGTTTAAACAGGCAGGCGACTCGGTCTATGTAGGCGTGGTAGATTGCACAGGACATGGCGTGCCGGGTGCTTTTATGTCTTTGATTGGATATGCAAGCCTCAATGAGATTTTTGCACAAAATCCAAATCTAAGTCCTGCCGAAATGCTCGATGAGCTAAACCTGCGTATCCAAACCTTATTAAGACCCAAAAACGATACAACAAGACAAGCCGACGGCATGGACGTGTGTCTTTGTAAGATTAGCTACCAAGAGCGAAAAGTTATTTTTGCAGGTGCAAAACGCCCCTTGTATAGGCTTTCGGTAGAAGGGCATTTAGACGAAATCAAGGGCGACAAAAAGTCTATCGGCGATAGAAAAGAGATTCATTTTACCAATCACGAGCTTGTCTTAGGAAAGGGCGAATCTATTTACCTAACCACAGATGGCTATGCCGACCAACAAAACAGCGAAGGCAGAAAGTTTGGTAGCAACTTTCTAAAAGCCGAGCTGGAAAAATGGGGACACCTAACAGCGCAGGCACAAAAAGAGCGGCTTATCGAAACCATTTTACAACACCGCCTGCTCCTCAAAGAAAGGGATTGGCTACCCGAATGGCGCACAAAACCCCTGACGGCGATACCCGAACAAGCCTTTATCGAGCAACGCGACGATATTTCGATGGTCGGCGTGAAGTTTTGA
- a CDS encoding DUF350 domain-containing protein — MLDFNAILLATPSLLQGVADSLLYSFIGLAMALLAFKVIDWITPGKMSEQIAKENNIALAIVVGSLVLGVCIIIAQVISAS, encoded by the coding sequence ATGTTAGACTTCAACGCCATTCTATTAGCTACGCCCTCACTTTTACAAGGCGTTGCCGATTCGCTGCTCTATTCTTTTATTGGCTTGGCAATGGCATTGCTCGCCTTCAAAGTCATTGATTGGATAACGCCCGGCAAGATGTCCGAACAGATTGCAAAGGAAAACAATATCGCCTTAGCGATTGTCGTCGGTTCGTTGGTGCTGGGAGTCTGCATTATCATTGCACAGGTAATTAGCGCAAGCTAA